The region TTCAATTTCATAAAAAGGGAATCAAATCGGATATTAAAAACTGCCGCGCTAATGCAACGCTGCGCGCGATCCCCAAGCTTTTTAAACAGGTCAACGACTACAAATATTCTTGAATTTACTTCAGTCAGCAGAAGcgctttaaaaatgtattattaatatttatttttacggACTTCAGTAAGGCTTTCGATTCCGTAAACAACATACCTGTCAAACCGGACTCAGAGAGTAGCTTTAAAAAGCACATTCTCAGGTGAGAATGTGATTTTAGGTGTTCCGCAAGGGAGCCACCTAGTACCCCTACTGTTTGGAATTTTCATAAATGACTTGCCTCAAGTAGTTctcttttcttattttatgaTGTATGCTAACGACATAAAACTTTGTTTGCCGTTATGGAGCCAGAATTCCCATGAACTTCTGCAAGCCAATCTGAACAATCTGCATTATTGGTGCATCCAGaatttgcagtttttaaaTGATCTTGAACGCATACATTTCGTAACAGAATTTGGAATGTTATGCAACTCTGAACACATTATCATTATAGTAAGTAAAGCAAAAGGAGTTTTTGCCTTTGTTAAACGTTGGTCTAAggaatttgaatttccttAATTCGTCCAATTCTTGAATACTGCTCTTGTGTTTGGTCTCCTCAATATACCAATTATCAGGACTATTTATAATCGGTACAGAAACAGTTCCTTTCGTTAAAACTGGGAAACACATCGTCTACTGAACCTGCCCTTCCTCAAGGATATTGTCATGTTCCTTCACAATTTAATAACTGGACTTGTACATTCAATCTACCTACTGGTTCAAATACGGTTATCCATCCATGTAAGGTGTACTCTTCACTTTCGACCTATTGCCCTCGATATTTGTAAAACGAATTTCGAGGTACATGATCCATTTCGCGTTTAATGTTCGCAATATAATAACCTGCCATTGTCACTTTGTTTATGTTGGCAGATATTTGCTAACTTTAATGTAATaagtgaataaataaatacaaatctcCATCTTTGCGACCAGCAGTAGCGAACATTTTTGGTCGGTTCTACCCTTGACTTGGATGTCACCTCGCCAAAGTTCCTGAAGTAATATTTTAGCTGATTCGATTATCGGTGCCAGTAATCCAAGTGGGTCAAATAAGGATAACGCCCTTGATGAAATCAAACGTTTAGTAATAGTTTCAGCGAGGTGCTTTGGTCTGAATGCAGATGAGTTCCAAAGTGCTACTTGATGATCTATGTTACTTTATTGCTAGGTCAGCCGAGTGGACCATGCGGCGGATGGCAAGATGAAGCGCAGCGGCAGTTCCATACATTAGGATCTTCAACTCATAAGTATGAAGCGGTTTAAATAAACCGTCCCTCAAAAGGGAGATACACCTTTGTCACGTCTGCTGTTAACGAGAACTGATGAAATCTGAAATTCATGAGAAGTGCGTACAGATCACGTTGAATTTTTGGCCCTACCAATAGAAAATCATTCAAGTGAAGTGGTTTGACTTGGCTTAAAAACGCAGTGATGCGGAATGAAGATCTGAGGTTGATCTTGGTTGAGTTTGTCGACGAATTCTATATGGCTTAATGCGATATTTTCATCCATTATATTGGTATATTGAGCCTTTAGATTTGTATCTCGGTTGAGGCGTTGTTCTAAAGGCAGGAGCCCGTTCAATCGACCCCCAAGCTGGAAGTGATCCGCTCTAAACGGAAAATGAACTACAAGCCTACCATCAAATTCACTGGTAACGGAGTAATACGATGGGCAGGTTGTTCTAAAGGCAGGAGCCCGTTCAATCGACCCCCAAGCTGGAAGTGATCCGCTCTAAACGGAAAATGAACTACAAGCCTACCATCAAATTCACTGGTAACGGAGTAATACGATGGGCAGGTTTTTCGATGTCTTCAGTGGTCCAAAGTTCTTGATTATGAATTCCTCAAGGGATTAACAGATGGTGTCGTTTGCTAACGGAAAATTCTTTGGTATTTTCCAGTATTTTCCGAATCCAGATAATGTGCGCCCTGGAGCAATTACGACACATTTGAGCACTGGGACAATTGATTGCCCGCCGGCCAAGACAATTCAAGCACAGATATAGTCGTTTTGCAGTTTCATATCTTTGGGTATTCCGCTCATGCCGCGGAACTACGCATGAAGCTCGTGTGCTCAGTACTGCCACAGATTGGGCAAGAATTTGTCGAACAATCGTGATGGCTGTTTATTATTCGCTTTCAATGTTGTTACAAGctgtaaaagtaaataatgaATGAATGAGACGAATTTCCAGTTGAAGGTAGCGTTTGGCTgattctccggaatcccgccaCAACTCACGAACCTtagaaatgccaacaagagcgcgtcagtggttaggtcagacactaattctgaGTGGGCCGCTTTGTACGCAAAAGAGACGAACAAGGctacgtacgacttgtacggtggcttaccacggatacgatacgttgtgctgaagggaccacaaaaatcaacgccacaaatattgaacgggcgaagagctcgaagtctaactgctggcaagtttgagtatatttctcaaagtgttgttgacagagttgttcagctgagttgcaatacacgcattgaacagagtcgtttctggcagcgacaaacgaaaaactcctatttccattctacttagggttagattgggtctgggcttggaagcctcttccgctaccatgtgttgatAACGTCTGTTAAGGGCCGACTCACAGTccctccaaagtggaagcaaagtataatctaccggacgacaatctttgagtatttttctcaaagtgttgttgacgaagttgttgctcaggagtatggactttagccttgggcggcaagtcctccataGACAAAAATtactgcagggttgtgtcgattgactccaacgcttcctcctggcagctgagatgtaccattgtTTCAGCCTTTACTTTATTCTTAGAGACACATCTCCCTGaaactatccagccgagaactgtcttttgtaagatggggagttCGGGCCCCTGCTTCATTTGACCAaaagataaaagttcaaagaacgaatctgcgccgataagcatatctattttttggggcttgaagaagaatgtgtaacgaactgattttctttgtttatccgctcgctacgaatgtcgtgcggctagctcagaagatgtaagtgttcgtcccaccaaatttatataaacgtgaccgccctattgatcagtgaaaacgcacagaaagattgggaatatacaatgatcttttattcgtcGACTTGACTCTCGGCCGAggttttgtattgaaaatgtggaaatattctccgccgtcggctccttTCCACcttgaacgtctcgctgggttGTGATCGCTGCGAAGTGGTGCCTCCCTCGCCTGTTTCGCTCGCTATGCcttttgttgcctttggctcggcgggtttacaAGGCTTAGGAATGcttcaccgttcccagactagggtgaacaggcactgtgctgcCATATggcttataaaattgttaaattccGAGTGTTCCGCTTTAAGTTGGAAGAGCAACGCtaggcattgaggcgggcgatttgttggcggagcggatttctggataatattttgtttgcatttatttaaaatcgaaatcaacaATTGCTTTGTCAATACGGCCTTTTCTTTAAACTCCTCGCGGTAAACATGTTTTTTATCTATCTcttatatttgattttgcaaaagtgaagcattttcaatgtgcgtatctaatcgacactcaagctcaagctttcgcttcttttaaatggcgatacgttcggttaatacttttcatgcaaacatgtcgttggtgtttaagctcttcgatatccttggttgccattgcgtttatttgtatttatttttgttggtatcgaagaggtgttaaatatatatttatatttatattatttgttagttaaataatccaaaaaaaaatcctacgAGTAGTATACCGATCGCACGCCGTGTATctaaaaaaccgaaaaaacgaacaaacgttaaagcaaaccgaaaattgcactgctgcagcgatcgagaacgaaaacgaccaaagataactcgaaatagcggcagcagtgtcggtgtgcgtgtttCCTAGGCAAATaataacggagaatgatacactaaCCGagaactaagggcaacgaaagGAGTccaaaatttatgaaatcgcgggaaatttgtaaaaaaaaacgcgggaaaattctgaaaagcgcggaaaaatattcagacaaactgcggcgaaggTTTTTggccgctaatttttgagaactacacttttcacaatttgcacttttttccaactgttttatttataccctaaattggtgttagctacgacgaaaattgggaaATTAAGTtagcactaattgggtcgacgacgagaaTTTTATTTGCGATTCACATACAAAtcgaaatataatatttttattgcagagTTATGATAGTtagtaaatgcaaatttatatattaattgtttagaatgctcactatctaccgatttttacacgaatgcaaaaagttgaaagatgggccaagacaaaattaacaaaacgccacagattaactttcaacaaattaaaaaatttaagttccAGGTGCTAGGATAAACGGCTTGGGAACAAccaaaggaacggcagaaaagttCCAATtacgaaatttatttcggaagataaaacttgttaattttttagccgaaccgacacaagcaaaaaaaattggtatcacgccggggtcaccatgaaaatttaataaaagtttgtattaacttttgtgactgcagtaggattcggctgatttatttgcgatattaacttgtgtaaaagatagcgaaaatgcgacgacgaaagggagtggtttcgatgAAGTTCAAAAGATGACTAAATGTAATGTTCCAATACTTTCgtttagaacctaacttatgctaagatGGTAAGAGACGTGGCGAATTCGCATGAGCGAACCGTTATCTGGTACACGATTTTTGTCCATATGAGCTTGGGCTTAGTAAAACGCccaaattaaacatttaatttaacagtaaacctttatataatatagatgATTATGTTAAGGAATCAAGAGCCCTTTCGGGtgctttgttcaaattttaatacacTATATCCCGTAATATCTTTCGAAAATTCTATTGATCGGTTATTATCAAACACTTATACTTTTCTAgaatcttttaatatttagttatttaagtTAGACCTATCTTAGCATATAGGTTTAAGCTTGCAGTTTATTGGTAACTATTAACCAatgaatcaataaaaaaacatcaataaataacttataaagTTTGATTATGGAAAAcaaattggaaattaaaattaagatgaATTAGAAACTAGAAAGAAACTGTTCGTTGTATTTAGTACAGGTACGCGATTTTATAGTTGAATCCTTTGTCTGACTTCAGCAATTCCACTAACTTCTTGTTGTACATGAGACCTGTCTAGTGAAGTCTCTTTGATGTTGCCTAGGTTATGAAATTAACTTCGAACAGGAGTCTAATAAAACGCGAACTGGATGGAATTGCCCTGATAAGGACGACTGCTGTCggaataattattattattattattattttgtggtCTTGGATCGTTTCTTGCTAAATTTTGAAGATTCGCTTGTTTCGTGACTTGCCTCTTGATATGATTTATGTTTGATGCTACTATACGCTCTGGTTGGAGTTGGTGAAGTAGTGTATGATGTGAACTGCAACAGATTTTGCATCTAGACTTAGATCGGCAGTCCTTGATCTGATAAGAATTTCGAAGACAATTAAAGCAAACGCCTGCTTTCTTGGCCAACTCGTGTCGTTGTTGAATTGCTAAGTCTGCAAATGCTTTGCAGCCACTGAGAACCTGGCATCTATGATTTAAAGCCTTGCATTCACTCCAAGACGGTAATTGCTCGAATGTTTGTTGTTCGTTGTATTTAGCCTTTATCATTACGTTATTCACTATATCCTCTGCACTCTTCAATGATAGTAGAGAGCCGCGAATGGTTGAAGCTTTGTCAACGAGATGCTGTTGATGTGAAGGATCGGGCTTCGATAGAGTTGGAAGCGCGAATAAACTAGAGATGCAGTCCAGAAATATGAGCACGTCGTTGTCGTACCTTGACTTCAACCGCTCTAAAGCCTTTGGATAGTTATCTTCCGAAATCTGAAATGCCTGAACTACTTCCAGCGCTGGACCAGACAAGCAGCctagtaaataattaaacttatcCATTTGCGCGAGGGAAGAGTCATTATGAACTAAATTATTGAAAGAAGTGATGAACCGCTTAAACTGAGAGTATTTGCCATAAAAGCTGGGAAGCTTCGGCTTTGGCAACCTGGTATGGTGAGATCCAGCCAACGTTGCTTTGACAGGATAAGTGATATGATGCTTACTCTAGCGGCTATGAAACGTTCTGGAACTGGAATTTCATCATTAGCTCCACCAGCTATTACTTTGCTATGTATGTTTTCTATATGGCGTTCGATTTTGTAATCTAAGATGTGTTAGTTTTGCCTCGCCGGCAGCTAAATTAGGTTTTTCTTCTTTCCCCAAGCCTAATATTGCCGTAACTGACACAGAATGTGTGTTTTATAACGATAAGCTTGGTAACGCCGAGTATACAggattttctttaatataattaagaaTTTATTCTTGCGATTTGATTTTTACAAATGCGTATGCGTGAGATGGTATGTGTGATGTTGAATTCCACGTGTAGCCTTTGTGATTGGGGTGAAATGTTGATATCTACTCCACAAGCTACAGGTTCAATGATAAGTTTATAGATGATTTGCGATGATTGCGTTCCTCAGCTGACGCAGCTGTTGATGCTCTCCTGTTTTCCGAATGTTCTCGGCCACGTTGGATTTGAGGTTAGGATGAGCCCTCTATATGTTTCCGTGATGATGTCGATGAATGTACCACCTTTAATATGGTGCGAGTAGTCCACTCGAGCTAGAAGACGGTTTAGCTTCTCCGCTTGTGGCCAACTGTTTTGACCAAAGTTCCCACGCTGGGTTTCAGGTTAGGGTGAGCCCAGTGTATGTGTTTGTGTTGATGTCGATGAATGTACCACCTTTGTGTTGGTGCGAGTACTCCACTCGAGCTGAAAGCTTAGCTTAGCTTATTCACATACAACTGCCACCATAACCTGAACGTAATTAATAATCAGAGACTCATGCAAGCAAATGATGCTCGAATGACGAAAATGAAAGAATTCTTCTCCTTATTCCTAGTCCTGTCACGGTCGCGATTAATGTAGCAGCAAACTGGCTACTTTCCGTCATCCATGAGCGATTGATAATGCTCTGAGTCTCGTGTTGTGTTCTAATGTGTATTTTCGCAGTACATGTGTTTTACTTTATCTTCAAGGTAATATACAAAAGCAAAGTGAGCTGCGCTTCCGCGCTAACATTATATATGGCTTTAGTTTACAGAATGTTATGCATGGCGCAgtgttggtaaaatattaaatgcaaccgtatgtgtttgctacATAATTCAGTTacgttaaatattaattataaaataagatCTCCTTCAACAGTGGGGtttgtaatttatgcaaagcGGAGCACAAAAAAGTGGTACTCCCTTTTAAAAAGGCTCTTATAACCCAAAATATTCGTGATATATATGTTATTGACTTATTTTCTTGACCAATGTACATTTTTGACGTGTATTGAcattcaaaattcatttctatTATAGAAACAAATACCACAGACTTGATCGAAAGTAAAAAAAcattactaaaaatttttagaatgGTAGGTAGATGctaaacaaattaatgaatttagAAATATCATGAAATAACCCATGACGCCACTGGTAAAACCCCTGCTCAATCTTTCTTTATGGTATGgaacaaagcaaaaattaataaaacccGCGAAAAACATGAAGTAGGTCTTAGATAtaccaaaaattgaaaaggaaaTGAAACGTAAAGCGAAATTAGTAAACCCATTAAAAAAGACAAGAGCTTTAAAACAGAAAGACGAAAAGCaaacaagaaacaaaacaaacttcggcttgccgaattttatatacccttgcagtcaTAACAATTAttctgtatatttatttagtcagAAAATTATTATGACAGCcgtattaatataatttttacagaacttaaaatgtttttcttaaatagTGTTAAACGATAGTTATAgataacaatattatttaattttagaggATTGCTGCTAGATTCAgtgatatttatttcaaaattcacGTACTCAGCCCCCACACCACGACAAGGTCTCAATCCACGAGGGGAAACTATATTAGCTTATTTACTAcattgttttttgaaaaactgcagcctttaaatatatacaattaataatttaagagttttgaaaataaagatGAATACAGTAagcatatacaaatatatttttacaatttatttatttattttaatatttttacaatttataatataataccTATACTTTTTACAAGTTAAAAGTGATGACTATATGAGGTCTCATAAGTGAGGGCGAGAGCTTCTGGAATTCGAGCATCAGTAAAAACCCAATCAATTTGCGTAAGGTGCTTTGTTGTTAAAGAGCTGTTGACTCCAAAAAGGTTTTATGCATTTGAAATAGTCTCCAGAGAATCGGCCCTTGAGGAtctgcaaatattaaaatttcctAATACTaccaatttattattatctatTCTCCGAACTTTTTCGAAGTCAGCTCTGATTTCATTTCGACATCTTGTTATAAGAAATCCAGGACTCCTAtacacaattaaaattgatttgtcTAGAAACTTAAATGCAACCGATTGATAAGTGGTCCTCGtgtttaatgatttattaGTCTCGAACAGAAATAAAACTCTTTGCGAAATACTCTGCTTAGCAAAGATGAGTACTCCGTTTTTCCTAAGACCATTCAAACGATTACTATTTATCTTTCTTATAATGTTGAAATCCCTTATGCTAAACTCTTCATGTGGAAGAGTCCAGGTTtcaacaaaacataaaaagtttGCGGAGCAAATAATTTTGTCGTTGACAATATCTTCGTGATGAGCACGAAGAGACTCAAAATTTTGGTAATATAATGAGACTGCATCAGTTCCATTGATTAAGAACTCGTATTGCGTAGTCAAAGCCTTTTCCCCTCTTAAACATATAAGTTATTCTTGGACAGTTGTAGCTCCAAATCTAGTTGGAGGAACAAAGAGGAAAAGACCCGATGCGCTTGTTGCCCTGCTGCATCCTACGTAAAGCGAAGCTCGGTTAATGCCTCCTTTAAGATGCACTGCGACTTTGCTGTAGGTTGCGCCTTGGCTTTTGTGGATGGTAATAGCCTCAGCAGGGACAACCGGGAATTGCTTACGGTCAATCGAAGAATGTCCTGAATTTCCGCACTGAAAAACTCGAGCTGTTTTTGAATGGGAGTCCAACCGGAATTATCATTCCTTCGAACTTTTGATCTGTCTATGGCCCAACCGTTGgatctgaaaatttaaatcacaGTCCAgtcactaaatttaaatttgcattaattGACCAGTGGCACCCTTTACCAGTCCgtcatttgtatttatattgacGGTAATCATGTATTTAGCTGTTGTCTTGAGCTGAAGAGTATATGCTAAGCCCTGGGTTTCAgaggttttcattttttgggcCATTCTGAATGTTCTGGCTCTATTACATTCTGACATATTTGGTGATTTAACAGTATCTATGGCAGTTGAAAAGAATTCTTCAGTCTGAATTGGGGCAAGCTTTACACAAGCTTCCACATCTGTGTCTGTCATGTTTGCCATATTATTCAATGCGAAAGGCTAGCTCCGGCAATAATGTTATAGGGATCATTACCATTTTCTTGGAATATCCAACGGTCTCCAACTGGGCTGAGCTGCTTCAGATCCCCAAATATTACATCatgaattcttaaaatttgacgaaaattgggaaattttaattgggtcgacggcgagtattttatttgcttgtttatggtccaaagcgattcacatataattcgaaatattatgtttattgcagaattttggttgttagtacatgcaaatttttatttcttggttagaatgctccctatgggccaaaacacaattgacaaaacgccacagattaactttcaacttttagcgctctatacctggttggccgacacgataattgcaacttccttttttacatccatgatccagcggcagcagcaaattaaacaattaaagttgcagcggcggaagaaacgtcttgggcaacacaaggaacggcagaaaatttccagcgacgaaatttatttctgaatttaattttttttatccgaaccgacacaaataaatttggttttgtgtttttgttggcaattattatagtttttcaccaaaaaaaattaaaacaactcgcgaacgatgaaaatttaatactattttgtattaagaaacgcgaaacttgtgactgaagtaggttcgagacgatttattttgcgaaacttgtgaagaaactattgcgaaagcacgacgacgaaaaggagtggtcacgatgacgttcgattgatcactaaatataatatttaaataatttctcttagaacctaacttatgctacggtggcgaacGGACTAAAGTTTTATTGGCTCACGCTCTCGCCatacaactagtgacttcaaatacaagcgccaagtgcgcaaacaacgCATATAGAAGAGCTTGAGCAatgataaaacaaaataaaacacggCCGAATGAATTATATAAcaagaaaattaatgaatttgcAGTGACGGTGTCCGCGCCAAGGAGGGGCCACTGTCGAAATTATTCGTTAACAGTCTCCACCCCCGCTCTCCTAGCATTAGATTTAAGTAGAGTTAAGGAGTTATAATTTCGAAGCCACTAAGTGATGTTGTACAAGTTAAGCGAAGCAAgttatatgaaataaaaattcacaTTTGCGAAAAAGGAACCCAACGAGTCGCCATTTCCATCAGCATCCTCCAAGGGCAGAAATCCGCCACCCCCgcaacttttcattttttggttcttCGGCCGGATCGATCTGCAATTCCCAGCGGCACCGGTGGATTTTCTTCAATTTCAAGAACAAAAAGATAAGTACGAATTTTACTATTTCCAACCGATCGCCATTTTGCGACTCcacggttttctttttttccatttccattttttatgtaaatatattcacATACGTACATTGCAGAAACATATTTGCATACGTACATTCCAGAAACATATTTGCATACGTACATTCCAGaaacatatttacatacgTACATTTCCGAAAATATATTCACTTACGTACATTCCAGAAAATTATTCACATAcgtacataatttaaaataataattttacatatccacatttgcatattcgtgaaacatatatgtacatatacgaaaataaaatacaatacagtccacaaacaacaaacatttcCAGCAATCATCCCAGCCATCCCAGTTTATGTGTGttaacaaataaacgcaaagtGATCAcacatatttcaaattaatttttatcttagtcaattatttgtttacataaacAACATTAAACAAGTGTATGTGAGAAATAACCAGACATTAGAGCTGGAAAAAACATCGGCGATGTATCGATACATcgaagtttttcgaaaatcGGGAACATCGAGGTTTCAAAACATCGATGTTCGATGTTTCCTCTTTACCCATCACTACTTGGCAGGAAAAAATCTTGGTAAGCTGAGCACGTTTTTTATAAGAaacttaagtaaataaattatagattACAGTCTGATTCCGAAAGTGTGTTGGTGTTGGCGGCGCTCAGAAATGGAGAAGGCTTTGAAAGAGCAGAATAACAATGGTAATTAGAGCTATTATTTACAATCATATGATTTGTAATGTAACTTTTGTCCAATATAGTTGCCTGTCAAGAGGAAGAAAGCGACAGTACGGTCCCAAGTAAGCGGAAAAAATATGGGAAGTCTTCTGTGTGGaacttttttaacaaatcGGCTGATGGCAGGACAGCCAAATGTATTAAATGTGGCAAAACGTACCAAACAAGTGGCAATACGACAAACTTGTCTTGCCACTTGAAAAACATTCATCCTAATTTAACAATTAGTGAATTGCCAAGAGTACAACAGCCGTCAGTCCTTTCATTTATGGAGAAAAAGTACGAAAAGTCGTCGAACCGAAAACAACAATTGGACAGTGCCTTGTTCTATTATATTACATCAGACTTGCGCTCTTTCACAGTGGTGGAAAATAAAGGCTTCCGCAATTTTGTAAACCTCCTCGATCCAAGGTATGAATTGCCTTCACGTACGACCTTAAGAAATGTTTCGATGGCAAATGCATACGAAGAAAAGAAGGCCAGGTTGTACGCCTTTTTACAAGACGTCAAGCACTGTGCAATCACTTCAGATTGCTGGACGTCAAGGTCCAACGAGTGCTACGTTACTGTGACGTGCCATTTTATAACAGCGGATTTCGAATTACGCAACGCTGTTTTGTCCACAGAAAAGCTCCTCGACGAAAGGAGCCATTCTTCCGAGAGTATTGCAAACTTAATACGCACAGTACTCGAGGAATGGAGCCTTTTAGGAAAGGTCACCGCTATGGTCACAGATAACGCTAAAAACATGATAAAAGCATGTGAGATACTGCAAATAACGCAACGGTGCACACATCCGCCAGTACTTATGTCACAGTGTCTTCAGTGATTCCGGTTATTTGTGGaattttacacaatttaaactccacaaaaaccaaactccagACTAAGGTGGGTCG is a window of Drosophila gunungcola strain Sukarami unplaced genomic scaffold, Dgunungcola_SK_2 000082F, whole genome shotgun sequence DNA encoding:
- the LOC128264872 gene encoding E3 SUMO-protein ligase ZBED1-like, whose product is MYRYIEVFRKSGTSRFQNIDVRCFLFTHHYLAGKNLDYSLIPKVCWCWRRSEMEKALKEQNNNVACQEEESDSTVPSKRKKYGKSSVWNFFNKSADGRTAKCIKCGKTYQTSGNTTNLSCHLKNIHPNLTISELPRVQQPSVLSFMEKKYEKSSNRKQQLDSALFYYITSDLRSFTVVENKGFRNFVNLLDPRYELPSRTTLRNVSMANAYEEKKARLYAFLQDVKHCAITSDCWTSRSNECYVTVTCHFITADFELRNAVLSTEKLLDERSHSSESIANLIRTVLEEWSLLGKVTAMVTDNAKNMIKACEILQITQRCTHPPVLMSQCLQ